GATGTTAGATTTCCAACGCTCAAATTCGTTGTTATTTTAGTTCCACATCACAGTAGGGTCTTTTGGAAGAAAACTCATTTATTCTGATATTCATTTTGCCCAGCTTTGCTCAATTTTGAGAACTTGAATCTTTCAACCTACAGGATTGTACAGCTAGCAGCTTTTTTGACATTCAAACACCAGACACCAAGTAGAGGAAACACATTTCACAACATATTGGAACAACACGTTTTGGCAAATAGTTCGTCAAATAGTCCTTAAATTGTTCTACGATAAGTCAACCAGATAGCAAAAGTGCCTAAAACATGTCGAGTTTCACGTGTTTAAACTGTGGTGTCCGTTTTGCGACCGCTGAAATGCAACGAGAGCACTACAAAACCCACTGGCATCGGTACAACCTGAAGCGCAAGTTGGCCGAACTCCCACCGGTGACCATAGAGGAGTTCGAGAAACGGCTTATCCAGCAGAAAACGGAAGACGCCGCTGCACAGGAAGATCAATCGCTTTACTGCAAGGCCTGTCGGAAGGTGTTCAAGTCGAAGAATGCGCACGACAACCATCTGGACAGCCGGAAGCACAAGGACAATTTGCAGCAGTATCTCGCTCAAAGCAATGAAACGATCGAAGCATTGAGTAGCGGCACATCGAACCCAATGGAAACGGAACTGGAAATTTCGGTCAAATCGACCCGCGCAGCAACACGAGCCGCAACAGCAGCCGCTGACAAAACGGAAGGCGATGTGGAAATGCTAGAGGACGGTGATTCGGACGAATGGGAGGACGTAGAGTTTGAAAACCCAATCGAACGTAACGATTGCATCTTCTGTCCCCATCACAGCGAGGATCTGCTGGAAAACATCAAGCACATGTCGATCGTGCACTCGTTCTTCATTCCGGATGCTGAGTTTTGCATCGATGTGGAAGGTTTGCTC
This region of Anopheles marshallii chromosome 2, idAnoMarsDA_429_01, whole genome shotgun sequence genomic DNA includes:
- the LOC128706765 gene encoding cytoplasmic 60S subunit biogenesis factor ZNF622, with the translated sequence MSSFTCLNCGVRFATAEMQREHYKTHWHRYNLKRKLAELPPVTIEEFEKRLIQQKTEDAAAQEDQSLYCKACRKVFKSKNAHDNHLDSRKHKDNLQQYLAQSNETIEALSSGTSNPMETELEISVKSTRAATRAATAAADKTEGDVEMLEDGDSDEWEDVEFENPIERNDCIFCPHHSEDLLENIKHMSIVHSFFIPDAEFCIDVEGLLTYLAEKVCRDYICLWCNERGRTFYSMDAVRNHMTEKGHCKMLHEGGALAEYVDFYDYSSSYPDHEDGMDVDAELETPGTLDGDEYQLVLPSGNVIGHRSLLRYYKQRINPNRAVVVKKSTQKLHKVLAQYRSLGWTSTQQEAAARNARDMHVMKRQHAKLMQQLGVKANKLHKRPQINF